In Glycine max cultivar Williams 82 chromosome 15, Glycine_max_v4.0, whole genome shotgun sequence, the DNA window TTCCAATGCAAGACTGGTTAAAATTTCTATACTCAGTTTCTGTAACAAGGGGTGTTTCTCTCCATGCCTTAGAATATCTCTGATGTTGCTGATTGTGAAAACTATCTCCGAAATCTCCCTTCGAAGATGTTTCCCGTAGGTGCCTGTTGTGCTAGCCAGCATCTTCACCAGCTGCAGAGATCTCTTCACTGTCAGAATTTGAGATGGTGTAGCATTCTCATTCTTCAGCAACCTCTCTTCAGCATGTGCAAAGTCTATGATCTTTGGGAGCAGGCCTCTTGTGTTTCCAATCTTTCCACAGTTGTCATGATCACGGGCAAGTTTCTTCAGAATGAGGAGTCCCAAATGGTTAAATGTCCAGTAGCCATAATTGGGATGATCAAATATGAGTTTCTTTTCTCCAATTTCATCAGCTGCATGTATGCAATTCCTGTTAGTTTGGAGAAGAGATGATATCGACTCCATAGCGCCCGGTATCCCAGCTATACGCAGAGAGTTCTGCTTCTTGCCAGCTAGTGCAGATAAAATCTCTGCAGCTGAGAGCCTAATCTCTTCCTCCTTGTGGTCTGTCCAATTCAACATCTCAACTAGCCTCTCCACCACAGATATGGAAATTCCAAGCTTCTGAAGGGTATCATCAGAAAACCGTTCACTCACAGCGAATTGGCGAAGAATTCTTCCTCCAATGAGCTGCTCATCAGGAGAGTTTGAGGCCAAGAGATCCATAGCAAAACAGACAATGTCCATTTTCAACCCATCAAATATGCTCCCATTGACACACCTAGAATAGGCATCATAAAAGAACCTTCTAATTGACACCATCCCTGATGGTCCCAACCCACACTCCTTGCTAACCTCATCCAACAGTTTGCAGTAGCTGATCTTCCATTCCCAGTAAGCCTTTTCCATCAAGAAAAGCAAAGCCTCAGCCAAAGCCAAGgcataaaatatattcaaagcAGACTCCCGGTTCCTCTTGTCAGTGTCTCCCTTGTCAACCTCCCCATAATTATGCTTGACGAGTTTCATCGACGAAAGAACAACACAAGCCGTCGCCGAAAAAAGCTGAAGCCAATACAGAAGCTTGCTGATATGCCTTGAAAGGAAAAACCATCTAGCATATGGAAGAAGTGGAACATCTGAACTAATCCACATGCGAGTTGGTGTCCATATGCTAATGGTGGTATTATCCCTATACCTGGGGGTAACATTAGACTCCATCATGTctctcctttgcttcttggttaCAATTGGCCTGAAAAGGCTCTCGATACTTTGAAGAAGCAAGTTTGGGGAGGACCTTAGCATCCTGAAACTGTTGATTCCAGCATCAGTTATAGACCATGTGGCTTGGTGCTGCCACTCAAGCTCATGGCTTCTGCTGAAAATCCTTGTCCCTTCAATCAACAGTATGATGGTGATGAACCAGAAATCGGTTATGTCCAAAGTGATGGCGAAACCGCCAAGAAGGACAACGGTTGCCCATATGAAACCAAGAGTTCCAAGGCTAGTGGCTGCTTTTTCAAGCACCGCAAGACGAAGCGCAAAGAGGGTCAGCTTCTTTTCTGGTGCTCTAGCTGTTGCTGCAGAGAAAGAGTTATCTGCATCACTGTCTCTCTTCTCAATACTGCTGAGTCCACGAGGCTCAAACATGGTGCTGGTTTTGCTTGTCTCGCTTAGCCTGTGGAGTTCAGCAACTTGTATGTGAACGATTCcctctccttcttttttcacAGAAAGCCTATGATCCATGATATTAATGATATGTTATTATGTTGCAACTTTGAAGTAAGTGAatgtttttttgtgtttgttgtctCTATCAAGGATTAAGGGCGAGATGGttttttatacaagaatgagGAGCTTAGAGGGCACGTTTATATTGAGGCATGTTGGGGAAAGAGTGACGCTAAGCTTCACTATCTTGCCGTCTATTTTCGAAGATGTCGTTGGTTATGCTTTTTTAGCAATCTTAGTAACGTGTGGAAGGGTTAAACTTATTTCTTTCCCTCGTGTAAAGCTtgcattgttttctctttttttttttctaggaaGTTTCTTATGAGTGTCAATCTAGGTGAGTGCGTAGCATAACGACGAAGCGGATATCTCACGTTTTTTTTGGAAGTATCAGCTTCAAAGATTCACACCCTTTTAATTGGTGGAGTAACAAGTCAATAATTTTGT includes these proteins:
- the LOC100782145 gene encoding uncharacterized protein → MDHRLSVKKEGEGIVHIQVAELHRLSETSKTSTMFEPRGLSSIEKRDSDADNSFSAATARAPEKKLTLFALRLAVLEKAATSLGTLGFIWATVVLLGGFAITLDITDFWFITIILLIEGTRIFSRSHELEWQHQATWSITDAGINSFRMLRSSPNLLLQSIESLFRPIVTKKQRRDMMESNVTPRYRDNTTISIWTPTRMWISSDVPLLPYARWFFLSRHISKLLYWLQLFSATACVVLSSMKLVKHNYGEVDKGDTDKRNRESALNIFYALALAEALLFLMEKAYWEWKISYCKLLDEVSKECGLGPSGMVSIRRFFYDAYSRCVNGSIFDGLKMDIVCFAMDLLASNSPDEQLIGGRILRQFAVSERFSDDTLQKLGISISVVERLVEMLNWTDHKEEEIRLSAAEILSALAGKKQNSLRIAGIPGAMESISSLLQTNRNCIHAADEIGEKKLIFDHPNYGYWTFNHLGLLILKKLARDHDNCGKIGNTRGLLPKIIDFAHAEERLLKNENATPSQILTVKRSLQLVKMLASTTGTYGKHLRREISEIVFTISNIRDILRHGEKHPLLQKLSIEILTSLALEEEATERIGGTGGVLKELFNIFFKDYIAENRKDVTTVAGEALAMLVLESKSNCHRILKLKVLERLIEALKVPPLHINAARILRNLCTYSGSECFKQLWGVTAAAPTVLQAIMSQENKLQEVMIGLAASVFSFMTSSESSTVFEESGITEAELANKLIHILKKHRYPPTKVPRIRRFVIELAIWMMKEREENIHTFKDLGMEEVLEGVLETTSELESFNVFSGTVGLNRHNLTIHSLVETALKFLEDR